The DNA segment CGCAACAAGGTACCTCTAcaaaaaacgtaaatgaaaacatgggtAGGCGtaaaaattgaaacttgaaaaaaaaaacaccttggGAAGTGTCACGAGCGAGGTAAGGTTCTGAGGAGAGGTACATTTCGTCTTCGGATTCAGGAGAAGGTTTTGTGAAGGGGACAACGTTGGTGTTGCGTTTGCGGGTTAACAACTTCGAGCGGAATAGGTTGCTGAGGGTACATAGGTTTCTTGCGGTGGGGGCGCGCATCTAAGCTCTGCAACAAGGTCACAAATAATGAGtgagtgtttatttttttctgctTAGTTTTTCGTTACTGAATGGAATGGAATGGTTTGTTCGTTCTTAAAAATGAGTTTTGTGTTGGTTTGCAAAAATTGTAGTGGGAAATGGAATAACGGAAGAATCAATGTGTCTAACTACTACTGAGGAAATCGATGAAGAATTGCTCAATGGCATGAATACAAAAACTTAAGTAAATAAGGGGCACTTGGTTTGTGAGagtattttctgtttttattttttaaaaattattaatttttaagatttagaaAATACGTCTGTTTtcacttcttatttatttatttttaaaaaaaacattgaaaatatgtttggattaattaattttcaaaaaaaaatatttataaatttttatttatgatcattttgcaaaaaaaaaaaagttatatattttaactgattctatttatctataaattgttacaaataaatttatagaagatgaAATGTTATTGACGatgttaaaaatatactaattcgTTTACATTAATGaacattttacaaataaaaaattatatattataactaattttaattatttatcttgttTGACAACTTTTGGCTATGCATTATCGTGCATAGTTGCCACATACATGAGTCCTCTGTCAGTATAGTATCACCATCGTTCACCTCGGGAGGTTTCTCTTGGGAAAAAACAAGATTTAAGAATTAAGATATAACCAAATACAAATTCAcctgaaaaaaaattgtcttcaatatttttataatttaataaataaaaaattaaaatatatttttatctttataatatttaaaaatatatatataattttcattcctataaaaaaaaccaCAACAACACTTCCTCTCAAAAATTAATCACCAACAAACGAGTCTCACTGGCTTCACACTCAACACCATCAAGAACCTCACCCTTCTTTCCAACATCAACCCCAACCACCTTAAAACACACCACCTGATAGGTTGCTACTAGAGAAGTTCTATGAAGAGTCAAAGTTCGATTTTGATAAGAATAAAGTGGGTTGTGGTCTCCTTTAGTTTCACGCACAGTGTTCTTGAGCTCACTAGGAAGACCATTTGATAGGGATAGTACTGCAGGAAGCAAAGGGTCTCCAAGAAGTATAAGGCCCAAAGAGAAGGCAACAACCTCACCCCAATATGGTTAGTTGTGACCCATGCATTCATGCATCAGTATGTGGAAAGCGCAAACCAGCAAACCTTAGGCTAGCACCATATCTTCTAAAAGATGTGTAGTGTAATAACAGAATATTTGTTGTTAGGATATTGTGATTTACTTTATCTTTTCTATTAGTGCTTGTCGAGCCCTTGTCCCCTTCATAGCTATATATATCTGTGTAATGGCACTTGCAGGGGatatgaatgaatgaaataGCAAAgcttcctttctcttcttcttcctctgaaGGTTCTGGCGCCTCGAAGCCAGcttatcttctttttcttccttattaTTCTGGAGGAGCTGACCCTCGAAGTCAGTAACCAAGCCGCTGCACGTaacattggtgctttcattgaccTCCCATGGCTGCCTTCCATGGCTGCCACTCACCGTACGAAGCTTCCATGGTTGCCTTCCATGGCTGCCATACCACCCTCCACTACCACAACTCATGCCACTCACCATACGAAGCTTCCATGGCTGCCACTCACCATACGAAGCTCCCATGGCTACCTACCATCACCCACACTACTCGTTGTATGGAGCCTCCATGGCTGCCCTCCACAGCTGTAAGACCACCCTCTACTACCTCCCACACCACCACCTTGAATTTTCGTCTGCCCTTGAGGACAACCTTGAGGCTGCCTTAGCCAAACTTACCCTCAGTCAACACAATCTCGTTGCTTCCATCGACACCTTGGCCACCACCATCGACAACCTTCTTCAGCGATTGCCTCACAATCCCACTCCACATTTTTCATCTTCCATTCCGGCGCAAGCACCAACACCTGTTGCCATCATATTGACTCCACTCATGTCAGTTATGCGGCTCATGCCGACTCCACCGCAGACTTTGCTGCTCAAGCCAACTCCATCACCCACGCTCACCGTATTCATGACCGTGCCACCTCTGCCAGCCACGACGCCTCTGGTGCTGCCACTTCCACCTTTGGTACCCATACAACCACGGCCCACAACTTGGCCGGGCCCGCTTCCTATGCCTGTTCTTTATCTGTCCGATCTCGTTCGCACCACCATTCCCTTCACCAAGCTCTTCAGTATTGTTCCTCCTTGTGGGACTGCCATGGCCGCATACACGCTTCCAGCAATGACCGTTGCATTCTACACAACTGCTAAACCAGGTGCAATTCCCCGGAATAAACCTTGGGATCCCAGTATCACATTTGGAAGCAAAGGGTTGATCCCCCagcaccttgaggacaaggtgtttttgATGAGGGCGAGAATGATAGGGATAGTACTGCAGGAAGCAAAAGGTCTCCAAGAAGTATAAGGCCCAAATAAAAGGCAACAACCTCAGCCCAATATGGTTAGTTGTGACCTATGCATTCATGCATCAGTACGTGGAAAGCGCAAACCAGCAAACCTTAGGCTAGCACTGTATCTTCTAGAAGATGTGTAGTGTAATAACAGAATATTTGCTGTTAGGATATTGTGATTTGCTTTATCTTTTCTGTTAGTGCTTGTCGGGCCCTTGTCCCCTTCGTAGCTTTATATATCCGTGTAATGGCACTTGCTAGGGatatgaatgaatgaaataGCAAAgcttcctttctcttcttcttcctctggaGGTTCTGACGCCTTGAAGCCAgcttatcttcttcttcttccttattATTCTGGAGGAGTTGATCCTCGAAATCAGTAACCAAGCCGCTGCATGTAACACTATTCTCCGAGCAAGAAATTCTTTAAAGACTAAGAAGTAAAATTGCACAAAGACGTGACAAAAAATTAGAGTTTGTTTCGGGGAAGATTGGAGACAATTTGATGGAACTGGGttgatttgaatttattttctcCTTGATATGGATTTGGGTTGGGTGTTGTTATGGAAGATggtttcttgtattttttttaaaaaaaatatttttcttacaatTCCAACATATcaagttttgattttaaaaaatcacacattttaaatttaatgataataaatagataaaaaatttgcaagaactaaaaaaaaactttaaatattataggagaacgtaaattatattttaacaaaaaaaatgattaacaaCCCATTGTAATTATACAtagcatatattatttataacatcaataaaaaaaaacaattgtggTCATAACCATCTGTTTATATGTTATTGAGAAAAATGTCATAGTTCAagtatagaaaaaaattatttattttttattttatttagtcacATCAATACCAAAATTAAAGGTCATCAATtgtttaaaacatataaaaatttaatagtagggaataaaatcaaaagaaaacaaatttaagTGACCATAATCATTATACCTCTATTTTCCAAGAACcaaatttgcttttttttttacgaaaatGGTGTACATTTTtccaataaattattaaaatagataaaaaattttaaaaaaatcacaaaaaatgaataaatcgTCTTTTAAGTGACCACAATTTCATTATTTCTGAAATCCTGACGGCTAAGAATTCACACAAATTCATTATTTGTAAATTGCTACAACTTGCttcttaactaaaaaaaaaacaaatcgcTCATTTTGTGGTGATTAAAGAAGCAATTTGAGGCACTTATAACCAccacaatttctttaaaaaatatataaaaaagctgCCAAATGAAAGTCGTCttttgaaacaaattttttatatctaaaatcATCTTTCAAAAAATGACTTAcctattttgataatttatataaaaaatacaccattttgattattaaaaaaaaagccatccaaatcatatttaagtttttttaattagaaggaTCAAGTAGTTTAGACTTTAGACGATAATTGAGTGAGATAGAGTCTATCTGGTGTGCTCACCTCCATCTTCTCCCTCTCCCCCAACAACACCAAACGATTCATTATGCTACACAGCCTATGATGTCTTATCGTTGCCTTTGTGGATTTAGATCTCAAGCATTGTATACCTGTTAAGAATTGAATTTCAGTGGATCAACTACTGTCGCTGGATAGTGTTTAATGTCTCTCAACAAAACCCACTTAAAATTTTCAGAAAACGAACCGTCACAAAAATATAACATGCACTCACAACCATCATCACTTATCAATTAACACATCATTTAACAGCAAGGACCAAAATCATTAACAGGCAAAAAAAATAGGGACTAagattgacaattttttttaagaattaaaagtaaaaactcaaaaaaattagggataaaaacataattatatagcCTAAATAAATTTACTATACCAATAAATTTTTGCAGGAGAGAATCCAATCTCACAAAAGATTAACCAaatgattatttaaaatgttatattacCCAGTAacacgaaaaaagaaaaagaaagtaactAATTAAGCAGTAAGTAGGAAGAAAGAACATGGAAGCTCCAAAACCCCTTTCACGTTGTCTCCCACATTCACATTCAAAGAGAAAAGACATGCagcaaaagaaagagagagaaaaaaaaacacgaagaaacaaagagaaagcaaagaaTTTGAAATAACACACAGAAACACTCCAACACAGATTCCATATACCATGCCATCTATCTCAATATCTCACACCCCTTCCCAAAAAACCAACCCTCTCTTTctagtttcttcttcttcttcttcttcttcttcttcttcttcttcttcttcaccagtcacgtgcatgcatgcatgcatggcaCAAGAACGCAACACCAACTGCTGCAGGTGCTGTTTCGGCACCCTCCTCTCCCTTGGCCTCACCGCGGCCTTCCTCTGGCTCACCCTCCGCACCTCTCCCCCCAAATGCACCCTCCAATCCCTCTACCTCCCTTCCTTCACCTCCCCCCACCACAAAAACGACACCCTCTTCTTCAACCTCTCCCTCCAAAACGACAACAAGGACAAATCCATCAAATATGGTGCTGTCCTTTTCACCTTCGCGATCTTCCTCGATAATATCACCACGCGGCCCCTCGCGAATGCGACCCTGGAGCCCTTCTACCAGGGCCGCAGCAAGACCGCGCGCAAGTGGGGCTCCGCCAGAGTCCCACGCGACGGCAGAGCGATAGCGACAGCGAATCGCTCTGCCGACGCCACGGTGAGGAATAACGGGAAGGTGTTCGTGCGCGTGGAGTTTAGGACTAGGGTGAGGTATAAGATATGGACGCTGTTTTATGTTAAACGGCAGCGTTTGGTTGGTGGGGCGAATGTGGAGGTGAATGCTAGCTCCGGGGAGAAGGTCGAGCCTAAGGGGATTAGGCTTGGGGAAATGCCGCCTAGGCTCGGGTCCCAAGCTGCCAAGGCTCGGAGTTGCTATGTGGCGTTTCTCGGAGTTTTGGTTACTGGATTGTTTCTCACTGCGTTTACTTGAATTGATGACTATTCATTATTGAGtattattttactattattgttgttgttggtttttttttgggttaaatTGGTTTTTGGTAGTATTTGGATGGATGTGTTCATTGTTTTGTTCTGTATTTGTTGAGTTCCCAAATAGGAGATGTATAACACGCGTAACAGGTCAATTTTCGATCGATCAGTGAGATGATGAAAATTTCAGCTTATGTTGTTttgaagaaaagttttatttttttactagggttaaaaaaattaagaaatcattaattatcaatctttcaattgataaaaaaagtaatagtgCATAAAACATCGAAGTAATAAAAAGAGAGAGGTAAGAGGCACAAgaagaaatcataaataattttaataaaaagatatttttcttaatctatATACAGcaactttaaaagaaaaagagacaaatgaagttataataaaaactaaatcatCAACTTTAACAAACTGGACAATGAATGATaacagaaaagaagaagaaaaacccatcaacttttgattcttttggaaAGGATAATATACATCTCATGGGCgacaaattttcaaaaacaatgCAAATTATTATCCAAAAGTAAGGAAAATGTTATTATCACGGTTTTGATATAGCTAGGATACAGAAGATCTCTGATCACAATCCTTTGCGATGATCTTGCTGGTGGACTCGTGGTTGACTAAGTGAATTAAAGAATGCAAGTGTGAGAGAAAATTAACAAGTGTCTCAAACCTAGCTAGGGACCTAATGACCCTTAGAAGTTAATGCATATGTTTCATGCAAATTTAGGAAAGAAAACTCTAAGTCAAGATAAGAAGAATGGGAGTGtaagattttatgtttttattgaccTTTTCAAATTATGCTCCAAAATTACATGCATAACTAAGAGAAGAATAATGATAGTATAGTTTTCACAATGGTAGCGTATCAAAAGTAGGGATGACAATCGTATTCATACACTACGAATATCTCTAGCTACAAAAATACCTGTAAATAGGTAAAATAATTAGTTACTCAGTGGGGATGAGTTTGGAGCCTAGTATTAGCTCGTAATTTTTAATGGGAATAAGTGTAAGTATACCATACcccatatataattatttaattaaaatatgttatatatattttgttaattattaattttattactaaaaataaaacatagtaTTGATTATTGAAGTTTAAGAATTAATTCTATTAGTTTATATTTAGATTTAAtcaagtttaaaaattaaaacattgatACTTAAGAATGATTATATTTCTAATATCAGTGCATGTATACTAGTATTTTCCTTGGTAGTTTTGAGTACCCTTGCATACTATCTTTTGAGAAATCATTACTTGTAGTGGTTTGTTTAAGAACTTAGTTGGTCCATATGATAACTTCAACTGATAAGAACTCACATTAATAACTTCAATGCTGTGAccaattaatttcttataaCTTTAAAAGATTTTGTCGTAAACCATGTGAAGAAAATGCCTGGGATGATATGAACCTTAACTCAATTCCATTTGTAGAATGGAACTGTTATACGCCGAGGTGCATACTGCGCTGACCCCAAATCCTTTCAAAACCTGCTGTGGCAGTGCATTATAAGTTTCCGGAGTTGAGAAATTTTGCTTTCACTGTAACCTCAATTTTAAACTTTGTTTGATTTTTGGCTCTGCTATTTAGGAAGCCAGAACATCTTCAGTCGGACATTACACACACAGTATCTTATTCCATGATGCAACTCACAAACTCAAGGTATCCTAGATTATGTACACTCTGATGTTTGGGGGCCAGCCAGGGTACCTTCATTAGGAGGAGCAAAATATTTCATAACTTTCATTGATGATTGGTCTAGGAAAGTCTGGACTTATTTgttgaaacataaaaatcaagctTTCAAGTGTTTCAAACAATGGAAATTGCTTGTTGAGAATCAAATTGGTAGGCATGTGAAGCTGCTCAGAACTGATAATGGCCTTGAATACTTAAGTAAGGAATTCAATGAATTTTGCAAAGACAATGGAATAAGAAGGCACAAAAGTGTCAGAttgacccctcaacaaaatggactTGCTGAAAGGATGAACAGGACCATTTTGGAGAGGGTGAGATATATGTTGTCCAATGCAAAATTGGCAAAGAGTTTTTGGGGAAAGGCTGTGAATACAACATGTTATCTAATAAACAGATGTCCTTCAAGTGCAATTGAATTCAAAACACCAGAGGAAAGATGGACAGGAAAAGCTCCGAGCTATGAAAACTTAAGAATTTTTGGAAGCATTGTATATGTTCATTCTAATGAAGGCAAACTTGAACTTAGAGCTAAGAAGGGAATCTTCTTAGGTTATCCAGAAGGAGTGAAGGGATATAAAATGTGGTTATTAGATCCTGTAGGTCCCAAATCAATTATCAGCAAGGATGTCTTGTTTAGAGAAGAAGACGTGATAGCAGATTATCAACAGAAGTCTGATTCAGTTCAAAATGATGTTCAAGTTGAGCAAAACAGACACTCTGATCAAGGAATTAGGTTGGAGGTGGAGAAGCTTGCACAAACATCAGGTCCAGTAGAGGACATAAATGAAGCATCTCATGATGAACCTATGATTTCATCAATTCCTGAACCTGCTGATACTTCATATAACCTGATCAGAGACAGACAAAGAAGGCATATTAAAGCTCTTGTAAGATTGGGTTATGTTGATCTCATAGCTTATGCTTTGAGTATAGAAATTGATTATCAAGGCTCAGAACCAATTTCTTACAAAGATGCAATTTCCAGAACCGACAGTGATCAGTGGAGATCAGCAATGCAAGATGAGTTTGACTCTTTAATGAAGAATGATACTTGGAAACTTGTTGAAAAGCCAGCAAAGCAGAAAGTTGTAGGGTGTaaatggattttgaaaaggAAACTAGAAGAAACAGGAATGGATAGTTACAGATACAAAGCAAGGCTTGTGGCTAGGGGTTTcacacaaagagaaggaattGACTATAATGAGATTTTTTCTCCAGTTGTGAAGCATACAAGCATCAGAATCATCTTGGCACTAGTTGTAGTTCACAACCTTGAATTGGagcaaatggatgtaaaaacaacatttttacaTAGGAATCTAGAAGAAACAATCTATATGAGTCAACCTGAAGGATATGAGGTAAAAGGGAAAGAGGAGATGGTATGTTTGCTGAAGAAATCTCTGTATGGACTGAAACAGTCCCCAAGGCAGTGGTACAAAAGATTTGACTCTTTTGTAGTGTCAAATGGTTTCAGCAGAAGTTCCTATGACAGTAGTGTCTACTTCAGAAGGTTGAAGCCTGATTGTTTTATCTACTTATTGCTCTATGTATTATGAGGATCACAAGTCAT comes from the Glycine soja cultivar W05 chromosome 6, ASM419377v2, whole genome shotgun sequence genome and includes:
- the LOC114417045 gene encoding protein NDR1-like, with protein sequence MPSISISHTPSQKTNPLFLVSSSSSSSSSSSSSSSPVTCMHACMAQERNTNCCRCCFGTLLSLGLTAAFLWLTLRTSPPKCTLQSLYLPSFTSPHHKNDTLFFNLSLQNDNKDKSIKYGAVLFTFAIFLDNITTRPLANATLEPFYQGRSKTARKWGSARVPRDGRAIATANRSADATVRNNGKVFVRVEFRTRVRYKIWTLFYVKRQRLVGGANVEVNASSGEKVEPKGIRLGEMPPRLGSQAAKARSCYVAFLGVLVTGLFLTAFT